The sequence CGCAAATTCATCCAACTTACCCGTCGCCCGGTCATCAAATCGAGCCCCGACGGCGATCAACAAATCGCAGGCCTGAACTGCCCGGTTGGCGGCCTGAGTACCATGCATGCCAAGCATGCCCAGATTCAACGGGTGATCATGTGGCAGGACACCAATTCCCTTGAGCGTAGTCACCACCGGCATACCCGTGATATCAGCAAACGCCCGCAATGCTGTTACCGCGTCAGCCAGCACCACGCCCCCACCCACATACAGCAATGGCCGGTGGGCATCCCGTATCAACTGCCCAGCCTGGATCAATGCCGTGGCATTGGGACAGCTTGCCCGGCAGGATGAACGTGGTTGATAACCGGTCGGTACACGACCCAGCTGTATGTCTTTTGGGATATCAACCAGCACCGGCCCCGGCCGGCCACTTCGAGCCAGCCAGAACGCATCGGCCAATACCTGTGCCAATTCGCCGGGTGATTCAACCAGGAAAGAGTGCTTGACCACCGCCATGGTCATGCCCAGCACATCCACCTCCTGAAATGCATCCGTCCCAATCAACGGGCGTGCTACTTGCCCTGTCAGCGCAACCAGCGGAACCGAATCCAGCATGGCGTCCGCGAGCGCAGTCACGATGTTGGTGGCCCCTGGACCGGATGTTGCCACACATACGCCAACCCTGCCCGACGCCCGTGCGTAGCCGCACGCGGCCAAGGCAGCACCTTGCTCATGTCGGCACAAAACGTGCCTGACCGGCGCACCATATAGCGCATCATAAAATGGCATGATGGCGCCCCCGGGGTAACCGAATATTTCCTTGACGCCCTCTTGCCGGAGCGCTTCT comes from Chitinivorax sp. B and encodes:
- the ilvG gene encoding acetolactate synthase 2 catalytic subunit, with the protein product MRGADLMVEALRQEGVKEIFGYPGGAIMPFYDALYGAPVRHVLCRHEQGAALAACGYARASGRVGVCVATSGPGATNIVTALADAMLDSVPLVALTGQVARPLIGTDAFQEVDVLGMTMAVVKHSFLVESPGELAQVLADAFWLARSGRPGPVLVDIPKDIQLGRVPTGYQPRSSCRASCPNATALIQAGQLIRDAHRPLLYVGGGVVLADAVTALRAFADITGMPVVTTLKGIGVLPHDHPLNLGMLGMHGTQAANRAVQACDLLIAVGARFDDRATGKLDEFAPHAKVIHLDIDLAEIGKLRGVDVAITDDLNTVLPPLASSLAIEAWRETCLADKQRYAFRYDAPGPALFAPAFLWGMAELMPCDAIVCCDVGQHQMWVAQHVGFSMPRQHLTSGGLGTMGFGLPAAIGAQLAYSDRTVINVSGDGSFMMNVQELATVGRYQLPIKIVLLDNAMLGMVKQWQELFFEERYSETDLSDNPDFTQVAAAFGIPSRAIQYRDEQRGALLELLTTPGPMLLHVKIDRKTNVWPLVPPGKSNLYMLEGELECEAV